A window of Acidobacteriota bacterium contains these coding sequences:
- a CDS encoding DUF2339 domain-containing protein, which yields MEGLVILLLAAVLLGGPVVALTLAIVALVRGNRLRRNLLDALDDQRRELQHLRAQLAKLHSDLARSDGPPVERSPGPALPLEAPTELPPLAPEPLTQTASDSIQAPTQPIPDRTAPPAPPVEPPTASSAPPGAGPPPQPPVRPAMGLEEKLGARLFVWVGAVALALAGTLFVKYSIDQGWISPPVRIALGVLFGAALLVTGELLRKGYRLLAQACSAAGIADLFACFLAASNLYHLIPNLVAFALMGLTAAVGVALSLRQGPLVAVVGLIGGFFTPYWLSTGSHRPGPLFGYLLLLQVGLLAVTRLRRWWPLAGLTLLAGMGWAALWLAFPFRPEDGLWVGLFLLASVGAFLASGFAGRAAAAWGDARIPLGLGWAALGSGLGLLAALAGRGGFGTTEWVFLGILGAACLAMGRLDEAFEGTAWLAVILTTILLGLWGAGLAPDALGLYLATAGSLGALFAFGAYACLWGSASPGRWAALSALSALGAFLMAWRTHLGLVHGGHWGPPALVMAFLFLAGAVPLASRRNTLKGGEEALAAMAAAATAFVSLAVPLELHREWMAVAWALEVAALCWLSERLRVGALAKLAWALAAGVAARLLLNPFVLAYPTGSTPVLNWILYGYGLPLLAFAAGAWFVHRDRKALSEALQWGALAFGGALLALEVRHYFHPGRLDSPRVDLAEWGGWVVAWMALGLGLLAASRRWPLRSLDWGGRLLLLAALALAALGPCLVANPAWTRHPVGDTPVFNALLFVYGVPALLVLLGAAELRSRGEERISRVLGAGGLILLFCLLTLEIRQGFRGSLLQAGRATNMENYAYSAGWILFGLVLLGAGIARRSAAFRYASLAVMILTIGKIFLYDLAHLKDTLLRALSFLGLGTSLLLIAYLYMRFVFRRRDECESAASRES from the coding sequence ATGGAAGGTCTGGTCATCTTGCTCCTGGCGGCCGTTCTCCTGGGAGGCCCCGTGGTGGCCCTCACCCTTGCGATTGTGGCTCTGGTCCGAGGCAACCGGCTCCGACGCAACCTTCTCGATGCCCTGGATGACCAGCGCCGGGAATTGCAACACCTTCGAGCCCAGCTTGCGAAACTCCACTCCGATCTCGCGAGGAGCGATGGTCCCCCAGTTGAAAGGAGCCCCGGTCCCGCCTTGCCCCTTGAGGCTCCAACGGAACTCCCCCCGTTGGCGCCGGAGCCCCTGACCCAGACCGCTTCAGATTCGATTCAGGCTCCGACGCAACCGATTCCTGACCGGACCGCCCCACCTGCTCCACCCGTCGAGCCGCCCACGGCCTCCAGCGCACCGCCTGGGGCCGGACCGCCTCCCCAACCACCCGTCCGACCCGCCATGGGCCTGGAGGAGAAACTGGGGGCCAGGCTTTTCGTGTGGGTGGGAGCCGTCGCTCTGGCCCTGGCCGGAACCCTGTTCGTGAAGTATTCCATCGACCAGGGCTGGATCAGCCCGCCCGTGCGCATCGCATTGGGGGTCCTCTTCGGCGCGGCCCTCCTGGTGACGGGGGAGCTTCTCCGAAAGGGCTACCGACTCCTCGCCCAGGCGTGCTCGGCGGCCGGCATCGCCGACCTCTTCGCGTGCTTCCTTGCGGCGAGCAACCTGTACCACCTCATTCCGAACCTGGTGGCCTTCGCCCTCATGGGACTCACGGCCGCCGTGGGCGTGGCGCTCTCTCTTCGGCAGGGGCCACTGGTGGCCGTGGTGGGGCTCATCGGCGGCTTTTTCACGCCCTACTGGCTCAGCACGGGTTCCCACCGTCCGGGCCCGCTCTTCGGCTACCTGCTTCTGCTCCAGGTAGGCCTCCTGGCCGTCACGCGCCTGCGCAGGTGGTGGCCCCTGGCGGGTCTCACCCTCCTTGCGGGAATGGGCTGGGCGGCCCTCTGGCTCGCGTTCCCGTTCCGGCCCGAGGACGGCCTCTGGGTGGGACTTTTCCTCCTCGCAAGCGTGGGGGCTTTCCTGGCCAGCGGTTTCGCCGGTCGGGCCGCGGCGGCCTGGGGAGACGCGCGGATCCCCCTGGGCCTCGGGTGGGCCGCCCTGGGCTCCGGCCTCGGGCTCCTCGCCGCACTGGCGGGCCGTGGCGGATTCGGCACCACGGAGTGGGTCTTCCTGGGCATCCTCGGCGCCGCCTGCCTGGCCATGGGGCGCCTGGACGAGGCCTTCGAGGGGACGGCCTGGCTCGCGGTGATCCTCACGACGATCTTGCTCGGTCTTTGGGGGGCCGGCCTGGCTCCCGACGCCCTGGGCCTTTACCTCGCGACGGCGGGTTCGCTGGGCGCCCTCTTCGCCTTTGGGGCCTACGCTTGCCTGTGGGGCTCCGCGTCGCCCGGCCGATGGGCCGCCCTCTCGGCCCTCTCGGCGCTGGGCGCGTTTCTGATGGCATGGCGGACCCACCTGGGACTCGTCCATGGGGGCCATTGGGGTCCTCCGGCCCTTGTGATGGCTTTCCTTTTCCTCGCGGGCGCCGTTCCCCTGGCCTCCCGCCGGAACACCTTGAAGGGCGGCGAGGAGGCCCTGGCGGCCATGGCGGCGGCCGCGACGGCTTTCGTGAGCCTGGCCGTGCCTCTGGAACTCCATCGCGAGTGGATGGCGGTGGCCTGGGCTCTGGAGGTGGCGGCGCTGTGCTGGCTGTCCGAACGCCTTCGGGTGGGCGCCCTGGCCAAGCTGGCCTGGGCCCTCGCGGCTGGCGTCGCGGCTCGCCTCCTCCTCAACCCCTTCGTCCTCGCCTACCCCACGGGGTCCACTCCTGTGCTGAACTGGATCCTCTACGGCTACGGCTTGCCATTGCTGGCCTTCGCCGCGGGCGCCTGGTTCGTCCACCGCGACCGCAAGGCACTTTCGGAGGCCCTCCAGTGGGGGGCCCTGGCCTTCGGCGGGGCCCTTCTGGCCCTCGAAGTTCGCCACTATTTTCACCCAGGGCGCCTGGACTCACCCCGGGTGGACCTGGCCGAGTGGGGCGGTTGGGTCGTGGCATGGATGGCGCTGGGGCTTGGCCTCCTTGCGGCCTCCCGCCGCTGGCCCCTTCGGTCCCTGGACTGGGGCGGGCGCCTGCTCCTTCTCGCGGCTCTCGCCCTGGCGGCGTTGGGCCCGTGCCTCGTCGCCAATCCTGCCTGGACCCGCCACCCCGTTGGGGACACGCCGGTTTTCAACGCCCTTCTCTTCGTTTACGGGGTTCCGGCCCTGCTGGTCCTGCTCGGAGCGGCGGAACTCCGGAGCCGTGGCGAAGAGAGGATCTCGCGCGTTCTGGGGGCCGGAGGCCTCATCCTCCTCTTCTGCCTTCTGACCCTGGAAATCCGCCAGGGCTTCCGGGGCAGTCTGCTTCAGGCGGGCCGCGCCACCAACATGGAGAATTACGCGTATTCGGCGGGATGGATCCTCTTCGGGCTGGTCCTCCTGGGGGCAGGCATCGCCCGGCGATCGGCGGCCTT